In a genomic window of Bacteroidota bacterium:
- a CDS encoding tetratricopeptide repeat protein: MSVKKRIVSFLLLYFSPFLLFAATPQQIDSLKKLLPALSPKSQLSVLLQLSNLYSDSSKTIATQYANKGITIAYKLQDTLSQIEFLLMAAEIESNDGQNEKAISKIISALELSETIGSTKYIVASHLKLGQCYTLIGQFELAINYLNKALNIAQKNKDKINIIEIFNALGNALSKSGVSKRNEAENHYLRGLSLAEEINNQALISKLSNNIANIYLAQGNTNKSLIYYQKALDIAVALHDEVSEAFYNNNIGALYLKNKEPEKAERYQLKALAVAEKTKEHTLLINVYTQLSKTYEKQNKYVKAYNYKSKLLELIEKLNSENSVRQIAEMQAKYESLNRQKEISELQMKQKHNESLLSNYKNGLFTLALIIILSVALVLILAVFLRLRKKNNFELEEKNKLIEKQNHKITDSINYAQRIQNSILPGKAEIALLLKESFLLFIPKDIVSGDFYWISKAGNKLFIAVADCTGHGVPGAFMSMIGNTLLNEIISNQPHLTPGKILNLLNTRISVTLRQKQGEISSQDDGMDIAICSLDYTTNKICFAGANHSIYMVKDAVLTEIRGDVFPVGGVFSTREINFAEKEIDLVQDTMLYLFTDGYKDQFGGEQGQKFKSSRFEKIISEIANQSMDNQKQRLLYEHLTWKGNLSQLDDILILGIRL; the protein is encoded by the coding sequence ATGTCAGTTAAAAAAAGAATAGTTTCTTTTCTGTTACTTTATTTTAGCCCATTCCTTCTTTTTGCAGCGACTCCGCAACAAATTGATAGTTTAAAAAAATTATTACCGGCACTTAGTCCTAAAAGCCAGTTAAGCGTATTGTTGCAACTTTCAAATTTATATTCAGATTCTTCAAAAACTATCGCTACACAATACGCCAATAAAGGAATTACAATTGCTTATAAATTACAGGATACACTTTCGCAAATTGAATTTTTATTGATGGCAGCTGAAATTGAAAGCAATGATGGGCAAAATGAAAAAGCCATTTCAAAAATAATTTCAGCATTGGAATTGAGTGAAACCATAGGTTCTACAAAGTATATAGTTGCATCCCATTTAAAACTAGGTCAATGTTATACCCTCATTGGTCAATTTGAATTAGCGATTAATTATCTGAATAAGGCATTGAATATTGCCCAAAAAAACAAAGATAAAATTAACATTATTGAAATTTTTAATGCCTTAGGAAATGCTTTATCAAAGAGTGGTGTAAGCAAAAGAAATGAGGCTGAAAACCATTATTTGCGCGGATTATCCTTGGCCGAAGAAATCAATAACCAAGCGCTTATTTCTAAATTAAGTAACAATATTGCAAACATCTATTTGGCGCAAGGCAATACGAATAAGTCATTAATTTATTATCAAAAAGCCTTAGACATTGCGGTAGCCTTGCATGATGAAGTATCGGAAGCATTTTACAACAACAATATTGGCGCATTGTACTTAAAAAACAAGGAACCTGAGAAAGCTGAGAGATATCAGTTAAAGGCTTTAGCTGTTGCCGAAAAAACAAAAGAACATACCTTATTAATTAATGTGTACACGCAACTTTCAAAAACCTACGAAAAGCAAAACAAATATGTTAAGGCTTATAATTATAAATCGAAATTACTTGAGTTAATTGAAAAATTAAATTCAGAAAATTCGGTTAGGCAAATTGCCGAAATGCAAGCCAAATACGAGTCCTTAAATCGTCAAAAGGAAATTAGTGAGCTTCAAATGAAGCAAAAACATAATGAATCTTTGCTGTCAAACTATAAAAATGGCCTCTTTACATTAGCATTAATTATTATTCTATCAGTTGCACTAGTATTAATTCTCGCAGTTTTTTTGCGGCTTCGTAAAAAGAACAATTTCGAACTTGAAGAAAAAAACAAACTCATTGAAAAACAAAACCACAAAATTACCGACAGTATAAATTATGCTCAAAGAATTCAAAATTCTATACTTCCGGGCAAGGCCGAAATAGCTCTTTTATTGAAAGAGTCATTCTTGTTGTTTATCCCCAAAGATATTGTAAGTGGCGATTTTTATTGGATTAGCAAGGCAGGTAATAAATTGTTTATAGCTGTTGCTGATTGCACAGGTCATGGCGTACCGGGTGCTTTTATGAGCATGATTGGAAATACCTTGCTAAATGAAATTATTAGCAATCAACCACATCTTACACCGGGCAAAATTTTAAACCTTCTAAATACACGTATTTCTGTGACTCTACGCCAAAAGCAAGGTGAAATTAGTTCTCAAGATGATGGAATGGACATTGCGATTTGTAGCTTAGATTATACCACAAATAAAATATGTTTTGCCGGAGCCAATCACTCCATATACATGGTGAAAGATGCAGTTTTAACAGAAATAAGAGGTGATGTATTTCCGGTTGGTGGGGTATTTTCGACAAGGGAAATTAATTTTGCAGAAAAGGAAATTGACTTAGTTCAAGATACAATGTTGTACCTTTTTACAGATGGTTACAAAGATCAATTTGGAGGTGAACAAGGACAAAAATTTAAATCTTCCCGGTTTGAAAAAATCATTTCGGAAATTGCGAATCAATCGATGGATAATCAAAAACAGCGATTGCTTTATGAACACCTAACATGGAAAGGCAACTTATCACAATTGGATGATATATTAATTCTGGGAATTCGTCTATAG
- a CDS encoding gliding motility-associated C-terminal domain-containing protein, translating to MKKLLFIVLLNLAIIPSSIASHLMGGEITWECMPTGRYVFTMKIYRDCTGSTIGTGVQTLDVSNYSGLTSINMNWQYSRDISPKCYDPLLQKTCGPQLTGGSFGTVGGAANNGAVEELVFKSNPILLTGVPGVNGWVFSWSLCCRNTAITNLSNPGSAGFCLRAKMFRYNVAGVGKNANPCYDSSPQFAERPSTIICTGFPFTYNHNAFDKELDSLTYEWDKPLNEFTGGTFNATNPAPLGFAGGYTFNSPLPSTAQNANNIPATVDLHTGEISYTSFTQGNYVTVVKVTAFKCGQKVAEIYRELQVVLLSCGAGNNPPTIVPPFAGGSYDLTVLAGDTVIFDLFANDNDPPLPNGNPQTVSITMSGGQFDTTTYDTSSTLCNKPPCAGLFPKPPILSQGTAHTKFVWVTNCNHISYLTGCSTYSNTYTFLVTYRDDYCPAPALKIKTITIKVLAKAIIKPPSVRCTKVEPNGDVTLSWAAPSDTDNTFESYHIYASNTKNGPYTKVDSLIKGGSIDINTTSKLVVGANANAAPVYYYMRSRSGCWGRIFSGNSDTISTMKLTTTNIGNNQASLVWNAPHKPLLPTVIGNYKVYRKLNGVWSQIGTTSDTSYIDTIAVCNEFIEYRIDLEDSACVSSSSVSGDNFIDTVVPDTPLLSLASVNTGSDLAEITWQPALADDTQGYIVYQFANGAYTVLDTVYGINNTTFTNILSNAVQIPESYAVASFDSCNNISAISISYQTMNLVNVSDLCSGSNNLKWTAYSNFDNGVDVYEVWIRTNFGSYSFLAQVDATTLNYTHTGLTNGTFYDYYIVAKEVLTGNRSTTNHVTVLASVLTLPKFTYLRYASVTENNHVDIAFIGDTSATIKEYKILRADNSNGPFTQIGTVVQDTSMFTHTFSDYTVSTDIRSYFYKVVTVDSCGIDGPVSNIAKTILVNADENLDLKNLIRWSDYQGWSTGIKDVKLYRYVNSTINPEPIALIPYATNDFIDDISNYASYSGDFCYSVIAREAAGNIYNYSDSAQSNMVCFNQQSTIYVPNAFSPTGANPVFKPHSVFVNSDGYLLRVYNKWGEMMFESTNPDKGWDGKISGEIVPQGVYVYVLRYKNTAGAAFEKRGALTIIK from the coding sequence ATGAAAAAATTACTTTTTATAGTTCTATTAAACCTAGCAATTATTCCAAGCTCCATAGCTTCTCATCTTATGGGAGGTGAGATTACATGGGAATGTATGCCTACCGGAAGGTATGTTTTTACCATGAAAATTTACCGCGATTGTACTGGTAGTACAATTGGTACCGGAGTTCAAACTTTAGATGTTAGTAATTATAGTGGACTAACTTCAATAAATATGAATTGGCAGTATTCGCGTGATATTTCTCCAAAATGTTACGATCCTTTATTACAAAAAACTTGTGGTCCTCAACTTACCGGTGGTTCTTTTGGTACTGTAGGTGGTGCTGCTAATAATGGTGCTGTTGAAGAATTAGTTTTTAAATCCAATCCAATACTTTTAACAGGAGTACCCGGTGTAAATGGATGGGTTTTTAGTTGGAGTTTATGTTGCAGAAATACTGCAATTACAAATTTATCAAATCCAGGCAGTGCAGGATTTTGTTTACGAGCAAAAATGTTTAGATACAATGTTGCAGGGGTTGGTAAAAATGCAAATCCTTGTTACGATTCATCTCCACAATTTGCCGAACGACCATCAACTATAATTTGTACTGGTTTTCCATTTACCTACAATCACAATGCATTTGATAAAGAATTAGATTCACTTACCTATGAATGGGATAAACCGCTAAATGAGTTCACTGGTGGTACCTTTAATGCTACCAATCCTGCACCGCTTGGTTTTGCGGGTGGTTATACCTTTAATAGTCCGCTTCCTAGTACAGCACAAAACGCAAATAACATTCCGGCAACTGTAGACCTTCACACAGGAGAAATTTCATATACATCTTTCACACAGGGGAATTATGTTACAGTTGTAAAAGTTACAGCTTTTAAATGCGGGCAAAAAGTAGCTGAGATTTACCGTGAACTTCAAGTGGTGTTATTGAGCTGTGGTGCCGGTAATAATCCGCCTACGATAGTTCCTCCATTTGCCGGAGGTAGTTACGATTTAACTGTATTGGCAGGCGATACAGTAATATTTGACCTATTTGCAAACGATAATGATCCTCCCTTACCTAATGGTAATCCTCAAACAGTTTCCATTACAATGTCTGGTGGTCAATTTGATACTACAACTTACGATACGTCATCAACTTTATGCAATAAACCTCCTTGTGCCGGATTATTTCCTAAACCGCCAATTTTATCACAAGGTACTGCACACACAAAATTTGTGTGGGTAACAAATTGTAACCATATTTCCTATCTAACAGGTTGTAGCACTTATTCAAATACCTATACTTTCTTAGTCACCTACCGCGATGATTATTGTCCGGCTCCGGCACTTAAAATTAAAACCATAACTATAAAGGTATTAGCAAAAGCCATTATTAAACCTCCTTCGGTTCGATGTACCAAGGTGGAGCCCAATGGAGATGTTACGCTCAGTTGGGCAGCACCTTCTGATACTGACAATACATTTGAGTCATATCATATTTATGCATCAAACACAAAAAATGGTCCCTATACCAAAGTTGATAGTTTAATAAAAGGTGGTAGCATTGATATTAATACTACTTCTAAATTAGTAGTTGGTGCAAATGCTAACGCTGCTCCAGTATATTATTATATGCGCTCTCGATCTGGATGCTGGGGACGAATTTTCTCCGGTAATTCGGACACCATTAGTACAATGAAACTTACTACAACCAACATTGGTAACAACCAGGCCTCGCTCGTTTGGAATGCACCTCACAAGCCTTTGTTACCTACTGTAATTGGTAATTATAAAGTTTACCGTAAACTTAATGGAGTATGGTCGCAAATAGGTACTACTTCCGATACAAGCTATATCGACACGATTGCTGTGTGTAATGAATTTATTGAATACCGAATCGATTTAGAAGATTCTGCCTGTGTTTCTTCTTCTTCGGTGAGTGGGGATAATTTTATTGATACCGTTGTACCTGATACACCATTACTATCATTGGCAAGTGTAAATACCGGAAGCGACCTAGCTGAGATTACCTGGCAACCTGCATTAGCTGACGATACTCAAGGTTATATTGTATATCAATTTGCCAATGGAGCCTATACTGTTTTAGATACGGTTTATGGTATAAATAATACCACTTTTACAAATATCTTAAGTAATGCAGTGCAAATTCCAGAAAGTTATGCCGTGGCTTCTTTTGATAGTTGCAACAACATTAGCGCCATCAGCATCAGTTACCAAACAATGAATTTAGTAAATGTTAGCGATTTATGTTCAGGCTCGAATAATCTTAAATGGACTGCTTACAGTAATTTCGATAATGGTGTTGATGTGTATGAAGTATGGATTCGAACTAATTTCGGAAGCTACTCCTTTTTAGCACAAGTTGATGCAACCACATTAAATTATACACATACTGGTTTAACAAACGGTACTTTTTACGACTATTACATTGTTGCCAAAGAGGTACTTACCGGAAACCGCTCAACAACCAATCATGTGACTGTGTTAGCTAGCGTACTTACATTGCCAAAATTTACTTATTTGCGCTACGCCTCTGTAACTGAAAACAACCATGTTGATATTGCATTTATTGGCGATACCAGTGCTACTATTAAGGAATACAAAATATTGCGCGCTGATAATTCAAACGGACCATTTACACAAATTGGAACTGTTGTTCAAGACACAAGTATGTTTACACATACCTTTTCAGACTATACGGTTTCAACTGATATACGAAGTTATTTCTACAAAGTTGTAACGGTTGATAGCTGTGGAATAGACGGACCAGTATCAAACATAGCTAAAACTATCTTGGTAAATGCCGATGAGAATTTGGATTTAAAAAACCTAATTCGTTGGTCAGATTACCAAGGTTGGAGTACTGGTATTAAGGATGTAAAACTCTATCGATATGTGAATTCAACAATTAATCCTGAACCAATAGCGTTGATTCCATATGCTACAAACGATTTTATTGATGATATTTCAAACTATGCTTCCTACTCAGGTGATTTTTGTTATTCAGTAATTGCGCGCGAAGCAGCCGGAAATATTTATAACTATTCAGATTCTGCCCAATCAAACATGGTATGTTTTAATCAGCAGTCTACTATTTATGTTCCAAATGCATTTTCACCAACCGGTGCTAACCCGGTATTTAAACCACACTCAGTGTTTGTAAATTCAGATGGCTATTTGTTGCGTGTTTACAACAAGTGGGGTGAAATGATGTTCGAATCTACTAATCCTGATAAAGGTTGGGATGGAAAGATTTCGGGCGAAATTGTGCCACAAGGGGTTTATGTATATGTATTGAGATATAAAAATACCGCTGGAGCAGCTTTTGAAAAGCGCGGCGCTCTAACCATAATTAAATAA
- a CDS encoding 1-acyl-sn-glycerol-3-phosphate acyltransferase, producing the protein MLYPILKFIMRTAVRIFFKEINFSGYQNIPKNKPIIFAANHNSAFMDAVVVAVFIEPQIHFLTRSDVFNTPFKNWILRKMNLIPIYRLQEGAENLHKNQEVFAECYRLLGENKCLIIFSEGICIQEKRLQKLKKGTARIAFGAELSTSFNLDLQVVPVGINYNKPSQFRSNLHLRFAPPVKLSRYKEQFEQEENRAITAFTRELEDAMRMEIVHLNHKETDIFYDQLAELYYPYLASSTNLGIDQSKNKFDLLRAISDSLNELMEEEQNTLRIIAKKTNNYFSDLSKLKVKDKFISIPGSANKLWVLMQVLIAIIGFPLHALSLVFNYLPYKVPYKIAIKTCKHIEFVASVIIGSAAFLFLFSFIIWGSLIALLAPTIALKIIAFLAAPLLGLYSLQYYSFLKNTAIRWRIAFNKSTVTVLQIRREELLKELDSVLLGKIKSRSKTTPAS; encoded by the coding sequence ATGCTTTATCCTATCTTAAAATTTATTATGCGTACTGCGGTGAGGATTTTCTTTAAAGAAATCAACTTTAGCGGTTATCAGAATATTCCCAAAAACAAACCAATAATATTCGCTGCTAATCATAACAGTGCTTTTATGGATGCTGTTGTAGTTGCAGTTTTTATTGAACCACAAATACATTTTCTTACTCGCTCCGATGTATTTAACACGCCTTTTAAAAATTGGATATTACGTAAAATGAACTTGATACCTATTTATAGGTTGCAAGAAGGTGCTGAAAATTTGCATAAAAATCAGGAAGTATTTGCCGAGTGTTACCGTTTATTGGGTGAAAATAAGTGTTTAATAATTTTTTCAGAAGGAATTTGTATTCAAGAAAAACGCTTGCAGAAATTGAAGAAGGGAACGGCGCGTATCGCATTTGGAGCAGAATTATCGACTAGTTTTAATCTCGATTTACAAGTTGTACCGGTAGGCATTAACTACAACAAGCCTTCTCAATTTAGAAGCAATTTGCATTTGCGTTTTGCTCCACCGGTTAAGCTAAGTCGTTATAAGGAACAATTTGAACAAGAAGAAAACCGTGCTATTACTGCTTTTACTAGGGAACTTGAAGATGCCATGCGAATGGAAATAGTACATCTGAATCATAAAGAAACCGATATTTTTTACGATCAGTTAGCTGAATTGTATTATCCTTATTTGGCAAGCTCAACTAATTTGGGAATTGATCAAAGCAAGAATAAATTTGATTTGCTTCGCGCTATATCTGATTCTTTAAATGAACTAATGGAAGAAGAGCAAAATACACTTCGAATAATTGCTAAAAAAACAAACAATTATTTTTCTGATTTAAGTAAATTAAAGGTAAAGGATAAATTTATATCAATACCAGGAAGTGCTAACAAATTATGGGTTTTGATGCAGGTTTTAATTGCAATAATTGGCTTTCCTTTGCATGCACTTTCTTTGGTATTCAACTATTTACCATATAAAGTACCTTATAAAATTGCAATTAAAACCTGTAAACATATTGAGTTTGTTGCATCGGTAATTATAGGTTCGGCAGCATTTTTATTTCTTTTTTCATTCATAATTTGGGGAAGTTTAATTGCTTTATTAGCACCAACTATTGCATTAAAAATAATTGCTTTTTTAGCAGCCCCGCTGCTGGGATTATATAGTTTGCAGTATTATAGTTTTCTAAAAAATACGGCTATTCGTTGGCGAATTGCATTCAACAAATCTACGGTAACAGTATTACAAATCAGGAGGGAAGAACTATTGAAAGAGTTGGATTCAGTATTGCTTGGGAAAATAAAAAGCCGGAGTAAAACTACTCCGGCTTCTTAA
- a CDS encoding T9SS type A sorting domain-containing protein, with translation MKKIQLLNAVIYSLLLAFSTTVHSQNRCKTPELMQELISSTPELQGKIAASELKIENWTKTQKTAKVASVLTVPVVVHVLYRNAAQNISDAQIQLQLDILNSDYRKRNYDTTGIPTAFKSLAVDCEIDFCLAKRDPLGNPTNGITRKAITIKEIGNTNKYFKSNLGGQDIWNRDYYLNFWVCEIDSMGGILGYSTVPSFNPSASSDGVVIDYRYFGTSSNSHYNKGRTATHEVGHWFDLQHIWGDDFGACSNDDFVSDTPIQGAEHYGMPAFPSLDVCSTTFPGTMFMNYMDYTDDSGMHMFTLGQKTRMWAALSTTLRDSLFASKGCVPVGIDENNGSSELNIRPNPSTGSFNFSLQLKKAEAITIQIFDLAGHMLLQKNYLPQYYLNENIDLAEFANGCYIARIIYNTNTLNKKLVKN, from the coding sequence ATGAAGAAAATTCAACTTTTAAATGCAGTAATTTATTCGCTGTTATTGGCGTTTTCAACCACTGTCCACTCTCAAAATCGTTGTAAAACACCTGAGTTAATGCAGGAATTAATTAGTTCAACGCCTGAATTGCAAGGCAAGATAGCAGCTTCTGAACTAAAAATTGAAAACTGGACAAAGACTCAGAAAACTGCTAAAGTTGCAAGTGTTTTAACGGTACCTGTAGTTGTTCACGTGCTTTATAGAAATGCAGCTCAAAATATTTCGGATGCACAAATTCAACTGCAACTTGACATTTTAAATAGCGATTACCGAAAACGTAATTATGATACAACCGGTATTCCAACTGCTTTTAAGTCATTAGCAGTTGATTGTGAAATAGACTTTTGTTTAGCCAAACGCGATCCTTTAGGCAACCCTACAAATGGTATTACACGTAAAGCTATAACCATAAAGGAAATAGGTAATACCAACAAATATTTCAAAAGTAATTTAGGTGGACAAGATATTTGGAATAGAGACTATTATTTAAATTTTTGGGTATGTGAAATTGATTCAATGGGAGGTATATTAGGATATTCAACTGTTCCTTCTTTTAACCCATCTGCATCTTCTGATGGTGTTGTAATTGACTATCGCTATTTTGGAACAAGCAGCAATTCTCACTACAACAAAGGTAGAACAGCTACTCATGAAGTAGGTCACTGGTTTGATTTACAACATATATGGGGCGACGATTTTGGTGCTTGCAGCAACGATGATTTCGTTTCAGATACGCCCATACAGGGAGCTGAACATTATGGTATGCCTGCTTTTCCGAGTTTGGATGTATGTTCCACAACTTTTCCGGGAACTATGTTTATGAATTACATGGATTACACTGACGATAGTGGTATGCACATGTTTACTCTTGGGCAAAAAACTAGAATGTGGGCTGCATTATCAACAACTTTGCGTGATTCTTTATTTGCATCAAAAGGGTGTGTTCCGGTTGGTATTGATGAAAATAATGGTTCAAGTGAACTGAATATTCGCCCTAATCCTTCAACAGGAAGTTTTAATTTTTCACTGCAGTTGAAAAAAGCAGAAGCTATTACAATTCAAATTTTTGATTTGGCCGGTCATATGTTACTTCAAAAGAATTATTTACCACAGTATTACTTAAATGAAAACATTGATTTGGCTGAATTTGCGAATGGATGCTACATCGCTAGAATAATCTATAATACAAATACCCTCAATAAAAAGCTAGTTAAAAATTAG
- a CDS encoding phosphoribosylaminoimidazolesuccinocarboxamide synthase: protein MKAVTETNFNLPGQTHFYKGKVRDVYTLSNGLLVMVATDRISAFDVVLPKGIPQKGQVLNQIASHFLAATSSIVPNWVIASPDPMVTIGKKCEPFRVEMVIRGYLAGHAWREYAAGKRSLCGVQLPDGLKENDAFPEPIITPSTKAEVGHDEDISEQAIIESGLVKHDAYQQLKQYTQQVYRAGVEMAAKRGLILVDTKYEFGTQGGKILLMDEIHTPDSSRYFIKEGYEERQKRGEPQRQLSKEFVRQWLIQNNFQGKQGQVVPNMSEEWVNEITNRYIELFEKITGSDFQIYPSENVLHRIEKNILNFLNSYSES, encoded by the coding sequence ATGAAAGCTGTTACTGAAACTAACTTTAATTTACCGGGTCAAACCCACTTCTACAAAGGGAAGGTGCGCGACGTATACACCTTATCAAACGGATTGTTGGTAATGGTGGCTACCGATCGTATTTCAGCATTTGATGTTGTGTTACCTAAAGGAATTCCACAGAAAGGTCAAGTGTTGAATCAAATTGCATCTCATTTTTTAGCGGCAACTTCAAGTATAGTTCCTAATTGGGTTATCGCCAGTCCAGATCCAATGGTGACCATAGGGAAAAAATGCGAACCCTTTAGAGTTGAAATGGTTATTAGAGGATATCTGGCCGGTCACGCCTGGCGCGAATATGCTGCAGGAAAGCGTAGTTTGTGTGGGGTTCAATTACCGGATGGATTAAAAGAGAATGATGCTTTTCCTGAGCCAATAATAACACCTAGCACAAAAGCTGAAGTTGGCCACGACGAAGATATTTCAGAGCAGGCAATAATTGAATCTGGTTTGGTGAAGCACGATGCTTATCAGCAGTTAAAACAATATACTCAACAAGTTTATCGAGCTGGCGTTGAAATGGCTGCAAAACGAGGACTTATACTAGTGGATACTAAATATGAATTCGGAACCCAAGGAGGAAAAATTTTGTTGATGGATGAAATTCACACACCCGATTCTTCGCGTTATTTCATTAAAGAAGGTTATGAAGAACGTCAAAAAAGGGGAGAACCTCAACGACAATTGTCAAAGGAATTTGTGCGTCAGTGGTTGATTCAAAATAATTTTCAAGGCAAACAAGGACAAGTAGTTCCTAATATGTCTGAAGAATGGGTAAACGAAATTACTAACCGATACATTGAATTATTTGAGAAAATTACCGGCAGCGATTTTCAAATTTATCCCTCTGAAAATGTACTGCACCGTATAGAAAAAAACATACTTAATTTTTTGAATTCCTATTCTGAATCCTAA
- a CDS encoding PhoH family protein, whose amino-acid sequence MNEKIIELGEVNPLDIYGVNDTRLDFIQSNFPNLRLVARGSALKVKGDGDLINEFSKFFEMLMRHFKKHQTLNETDIMRLLADSPPANTRKQDSSDDVLVFGNAGLVIKARTPNQRRLVESVEKNDMVFALGPAGTGKTYTAVALAVRALKNKEVKKIILTRPAVEAGENLGFLPGDLKEKLDPYLQPLYDALRDMIPIDKLAAFMENGIIQIAPLAFMRGRTLDNAYVLLDEAQNATQSQMKMFLTRMGNSAKFIITGDVSQIDLPRNQPSGLIHAVKLLSKVKGIDFIELDASDVIRHRLVKNIIEAYHKEN is encoded by the coding sequence GTGAACGAAAAAATAATTGAATTGGGCGAGGTAAACCCTCTCGACATTTATGGAGTTAATGATACCAGACTTGATTTTATACAAAGTAATTTTCCCAATTTACGCTTAGTTGCCAGAGGGAGTGCGCTGAAGGTAAAAGGTGATGGCGACTTAATAAATGAATTCAGCAAATTTTTTGAGATGTTGATGCGGCATTTTAAGAAACACCAAACGCTGAACGAAACAGACATTATGCGCTTGTTGGCCGATTCTCCGCCGGCGAATACACGAAAGCAAGATTCTTCAGACGATGTGCTTGTTTTTGGAAATGCAGGGTTAGTTATCAAAGCACGCACACCTAATCAAAGACGATTGGTTGAAAGTGTTGAAAAAAACGATATGGTTTTTGCACTCGGCCCGGCTGGAACTGGCAAAACCTATACTGCTGTAGCGCTTGCAGTGAGAGCATTAAAAAATAAGGAAGTAAAAAAAATTATACTTACGCGACCTGCAGTTGAAGCCGGCGAAAATTTAGGTTTCTTACCGGGTGATTTGAAAGAAAAACTCGATCCTTACTTACAGCCTTTGTACGATGCTTTGCGCGATATGATTCCAATTGATAAACTGGCTGCATTTATGGAAAATGGAATTATTCAAATAGCACCACTGGCTTTTATGCGTGGACGCACACTCGACAATGCTTATGTGTTGTTGGATGAAGCGCAGAATGCCACGCAAAGTCAAATGAAAATGTTTTTAACGCGCATGGGTAATTCTGCTAAATTTATTATCACCGGCGACGTTTCGCAAATTGATTTACCACGCAATCAACCTTCAGGTTTAATACATGCTGTAAAATTGCTAAGTAAAGTCAAAGGCATTGATTTTATTGAACTAGACGCAAGTGATGTGATTCGACATCGATTGGTAAAAAATATTATTGAAGCCTATCACAAAGAAAATTAA
- a CDS encoding SAM-dependent chlorinase/fluorinase, translated as MKSTNLVNSKTEVNSYMPILTLTTDLGTQDQYVAAIKGSLISLAPTATLIDISHDIPSFDFYKAAYILKHSYYFFPEKTIHLIGVTPFSTDTHGYLAAQYKNHFFIGPDSGLFSAIFDEPAQQLVKLNGKADPKFRTFSLIDLPVKAAAKLLNGAKLSDIGEKTDSYYERNFLKPFASNNSIDGYITHIDRFKNIITDIDLNLFKEVGKNRAFTIAFKNYTIRDINTHYEDVISGESIAFFNFQGFLEIAINYGNAASLLNFNRGEKIKIIFNDHTDS; from the coding sequence TTGAAAAGCACAAATTTAGTAAATTCAAAGACAGAAGTTAACAGCTATATGCCAATCCTCACGCTAACAACAGATTTAGGAACTCAAGACCAATATGTTGCAGCAATAAAAGGTAGCTTAATAAGTCTAGCTCCTACAGCCACACTCATTGATATTTCACACGATATTCCTTCGTTCGATTTTTATAAAGCAGCATACATTTTAAAACATTCGTATTATTTTTTTCCTGAAAAAACTATTCATTTAATTGGAGTAACACCCTTTTCAACCGATACGCACGGATACCTTGCTGCACAGTATAAAAATCATTTTTTTATTGGACCCGATTCAGGTTTGTTTTCTGCAATATTTGATGAACCTGCTCAACAATTGGTAAAATTAAACGGAAAAGCAGATCCAAAATTTAGAACCTTTTCGCTTATAGATTTGCCTGTAAAAGCCGCTGCCAAATTGCTAAACGGAGCCAAATTAAGCGATATCGGTGAAAAAACTGACAGCTATTATGAGCGAAATTTTTTAAAGCCCTTTGCAAGTAACAATAGCATCGACGGCTATATTACACACATTGATAGGTTTAAAAATATAATTACCGATATTGATTTGAATTTATTCAAGGAGGTTGGAAAAAATCGTGCTTTTACAATTGCGTTTAAAAATTATACCATTCGCGATATTAACACCCATTATGAAGATGTAATCAGTGGTGAATCGATTGCATTTTTTAATTTTCAAGGTTTTCTTGAGATTGCCATAAACTATGGGAATGCAGCTTCATTGTTGAATTTTAACAGGGGCGAAAAAATTAAAATAATATTCAATGATCATACGGATAGTTAA